The following is a genomic window from Bombina bombina isolate aBomBom1 chromosome 3, aBomBom1.pri, whole genome shotgun sequence.
aaaaacaacgaaatatCCATAAAATGACATTTTCGACCGAAACGTTTCTGCGGCTGAAATGTCAGTGCATCCCTACaactaatatatacataatatggaGATAAGCCACTTAAAATATCCAAGACATGCAATCAGGCAATATTAGTCACTTATCTTCAAACAGACCAAGCTATTGTCTGAGTAATCCTGATGTGAAAGCAGACAATCACACCTATACTTTTCCTCACTGAAGGCCAGGGTATTCACTGCCTGTGCTGCTCGTGAAGTATGGATTCTGGTTGACAAGGACCCGGTCATGTACAATCTGTATTGACGAGACAAAAGACAGCGCACCTACGACCCACAGTAGTGTTTTATTAAACAGATAATACCACATACAATCAACATATCATATCCGGCAATAGTTTCTGAGTATGCATGACGGCAATGTCACTAATCACGGGACTTCATTCAAAACACTTTGACTAGTTCCTTCCCAGCATAAATGCTCCTCTGCGCATTTCAAGAGGTAAGTGAACATATGGAGAGTAATCAATTTTTGCCGGGATATACATTCTGTACAAGTTCAGCCCCAATTAAATTCTTCACCATCTCACGTGGTATATATTCTCCAGTGAGAGTGTAACTATATTCAATTGTATGTGTAGATGCATAAAAAAACATATCGTCTTTAAAAGCTTAAATAACCCAGTCTTTAATTTCACTTAATAAAACATTGCTTGCACCTGCGATACTATTAACACTTATTACATTTGTGTGGGGGTTGGAACTACTTGCTataaaattacaataataaaaggaacaatatgttttaaaaacaaactgctaGTTATACATAAATGATTCCACATCAAATGTAGTAACTAACTCAGATCAAGATAACCAATCAAAAGCACACTTGCACAGAGAAGCATAATTATAAAGTCTAATGCTGGGCAGCGCTAACCCAGCCCTTGTGAATTTTTGCGCGAGCCGATTAAGCGATAGCCGTGGCTTTTTAGATTTCCATATAAACTTTGAAAAACAAGATGCCAACTTCTTCAGATCTTTATTTAAAATCAGAAGGGGAAGATTCTGCAGATAATATAAAATTTTTGGGAAACTTATCGTTTTAATCAGATTGACCGAGGCTGATAGCGAAAGGGGAAATGCCACCCATAATTTTAGATCTTCTTGAACTTTCTGAAATAGCCTACCAAAATTGGCCTGATACCAGAGTTTCGGATTTCTGTTGATCTCCAACCCCAAATATTTAACAGCATCTACCTTATGAAAAATAGTCAAGGGTTGCTCTCACTCCTGTCTCCCTAACCACATCAATTCACTCTTCTCCATGTTGATTTTATAGCCCGCAAATGAACTGAATAAAGTTATAGTATTGATCACATTCGGAATAGTAATCGTTGTTTTATTTAGGAAGAGTAATATATCGTCCGCATAgagtaatattttcaaattttggcCCCCCCAAGGAGATTCCCGGCAGAATTTGACGTAATTTGATTGCCAGTGGTTcgaatacaatattaaaaagaaggggCGACAacgggcatccttgtcttgttcctctttgcagGATAATCTCGGGGGAGATCAGCCCATTGACAATTAGATAAGAGACAGGTCTCTGATATAATTTTTGAACAAAATTGAAAAAGTTACCAGAAAAACCCAATTTGGCCAACGTTGAAAACATGTGTTTCCACGAGAtgcagtcaaaagctttgactgcaTCAAGAGTAAGAACTGCGACATCCTTAAGGTCAGGCCTCTCCTTAGACTGGTCTGAATTTAAAATGTAATCAACTAAAGTTGTTAATTTCCTTATACTCTTAGCGGAACACCGTGAAggcataaaacccacctggtcaggatgaatAATTTTCTCCAAACAGACAACTAATCTATGCGAGATAATAGAAGCGAGGATTTTATAATCCGCATTAAGGACTGATATGGGCCTATAAGAAGCCGGATTCtctgggttttttccttttttgagaATCAATGATATATTAGCTGCTGAAAAAAAACGAGGAAACTACATCACTCATTCCAAAATAATAAATTATGAAATAGCTCTAGTGTGAACCTTAAAAAAAAGGAGCGTCTAATTAATCACagtgaaaaaaaagatttttgtaatgcctaaaatatataaaagattaaTAAACTTGTCCAGTTTTGTACagtttgccaaaaataaaaaaaataaaaaataataatatgtaattcCAATATTGTTTCCAAAAGCTACCTCTCTATGCCAACTTTCAGGCACATCTAGGGAGCCATTTTTTTCTGCCgacaattacaaaaaagcaacaacaaaaaaacagacaaatgTCTAAAAGCAAACTAGATAACCAATCCACTTAAAATATTATACTGATTAGAGACCATGCTTACACTTTTATAAACCATATATCTGAaagaaattttaatttattaatggcACTTCTCTGCAATAGAACATGAAACAATGACTTAAAAAGTTATACATTTGCATCAAACATTTTTATACGACAGGACTTGACCTCCTGTGTTCGTCAGATGATATCATATTGCTTATTTCAGGACTTGACAGCAGTTAATAAGGTATAGGAAACACATTAATTACAACATTTTATCTTTAGTCAATTGGGATTGGATTCTGGAGATGGCTATGCCATTGACATTGTTTTAACAAGATCTACATTGTTTGTCTTCAGCAGAAAAGATAAACTGAAAATTAGGTACATATATATGGCACagttaggggtctatttatcaagctgcatacacgcccctgtctgccgcagcttgtcTCTGGCGGGCTGAATGCCGCTgcaggaattcagcattgcacacgagagctattttgcgcttgcatgcaattcCGCcttcctgcctgcgcacagccaatcacccgtgggcaggagctgtcaatctccccggtaggACGAGACCGGGGTGACTGAAATTTGCCATATAAGAGGTGGCGAATGGTTAggactgatgaccgctgcttgttaaatacggactgcaggttctcttgtgagaacctgcagccgtttTGGGGCGAAtcgtttgataaatcgaccccatagtcctGTTAACCCTgtaaatatgatttattttttttgtttgttttcagcaCAGGAACAACGACAATGTTTACTTAAATTATAGGAAAACAaggcaaaataaaaatttaaaggacagtcaagtaaaaaaaaaaaaaaaaaaaaactttcatgatttaaatagggcatgtaattttaaacaacttttcaatttacttttattaccaattttgctttattctcttggtattcttagttgaaagctaaacctaggaggttcataagctaatttcttagaccttgaaggccgcctctaatttgaaagcattttgacagtttttcttcactagagggcgttagttcatgtggttcatatacataactttgagctcaggcacgtgaagctccaaggagtgagcactgattggctaaaaatgcaagtctgtcaaaagaactgaaataagggggcagtttgcagaggcatatatacaaggtaattacagaggtaaaatgtataatgggtaataaaggaattatctacctttttaaataacaaaaattctggtgtggactgtccctttaaaaggtatataacagttattttactatgcataagtAAGCATTTTATACCACAATCTAAAAgtgtttactgtcgctttaaggtAGGTTTGACATTGTTTTTAGAACCATCAGTTATCATCAGCTACCTTTATCAGACCTTAAACGCCAATGTTTAGATTGAACAGGTAATAGCTGCCAACTATTTATAAAACCCATATAATTTGTGTGCAAACAGTTTAAATACAGTCTCAAGATATAAGCTCTCAACAACTGCTCCCATCTGAATTGGCATTGGCACTgtagttgtaaaaaaaaatattatgtgacaataaaaagctatatccttaTCAGGTTTCAAGATATTGCAATAGAGTACAGGGTGTATccttctgttattaaagggacaggagacaCATTGTAATTAATTACAAGACTTTTATGTTGTGTTAACATTTTTaagacaaattaacatcctttttattgctttttttttttctttaaaagccaaactccacccaccatttgtcttacttggaggagccaatctgggattATTGTTTTGCATACATGAGGCAGaattagccttgagaagttagaagggtgcattttaagttctgagaattagaaattgctcaattttcagagataaattacatgaaaatgggaaaatgaataatgaaaatatattgcaaagttgtttcattatgcataactaaacattttatatgtccatttaaatggaTTGAAGACACAAAAAAGAAGTTATAAAGTAATAATCAGAAAAGTTAAAAGGGTTATTATACCTGGaaaaaatatatgctctaattCCTTACTATGGtcaaaagtgtgtggggggggggggagcagcagCGGTTCCACTAACCAGCTGGGAGACTATTGATGATGAATGGCCCACCGTGTCTGCTTGTGACCAGCTATTTATTCCATGCAGCTCCGCAGCAGTAATTTATTTACGTGTCCAACCCCTTTGCAGAGGTTGAACATACAGAGTTGTAGGGTTCCTATAGCTACAATTTtatgctttaaaaaatgtattggtGCAATTTAAACAGAAAATATACATACTTAGACAAGGACACACCACCTGCTTTTCCAATCATCTCTTCATGGTGCAGTACAGCATCATTCCAGGGAATAAGAAGAAATTTCAAAAGCGTCCTCATCCATCGTTCAGGATGCAAAACTAGCTGTTCATAATGTACTAACATACACCTATCATATCCAACTTCCATACATTGATTATACATTGTCTCTATTGCACGATTCCACTTAGTCAAGCAATCTCTATAGCTATTAAGATCAAATCCAGCAATAGTGACTTTTCTAGAAATCATTGAATGCACAGAGGCACGTCCATCCCGTACCATCAGAAGAAATTTGGCATTAGGAAAAATTTTGGCTAAGTAGGACAATGATTTTAAAGCAAATGGATCCTTATTGCACAGGTAGGGAGCAGGTTCTCCATGTTTAACGATTATTTCCAATAAAAAAGCCTGCATAGCAGAGTCCAACACTTCATCTGTAACACCAGCTTCATCTAAACGAATTTTTTCTTTACTTGATCGTGCCCACATTTGTTTCACTGCCAGAATTCGAGGTATGACCCTGGTTTCTTCTCCACAACGGATTTCAGGATGTGCATCCAACATGGCACGCATAAGTGTAGTGCCACTGCGGGGTACGCCTCCAATAAATATTAATGGCATGTCCTTATTATACACAAAACTAGCGTTGGATTTGAGATCAGTTCTTAATGTTGCTTTAACATTCTCTATTTTAACAGGCTGACTCCGTTCCTCTATTCGATGGTGGCATTCCATAGCATGTTGTCCTAAGTAAAATACAGTCACAGAACTAATCACAAGACAAGCCAATAGTAGGTTTTGCTTTAGTTTCCCAATCATTTTGATAATACTGTCCCCAAAGACAAACAAGATGTTAACTTCAGTCTTCTTTTCGCACAATCAGCGAAAAATATTCAAATCCAAGGAGAGTATAGCCATCTGCTGCATCTGAAAGAGAAAAAGTCAACTTTAGCTATGAAGCATAGACAAACATTGATATCATTTCTAGTTTAATTTGGTCTTGGTGACATTAAAGTAAAGCAAACCAACGGTTATTGTTGCAAGGTCTTTAACATTTATTAATTTGTTAGCAAAGCTGGAGAGTCTCTGTACGTAAAGCTTGAGAAACCAGATACCATATAACTACAACATTTCTACACTTCTCTGGCACCAAATCAATTTTAGGCTCTttggaaaaagtaatttttttatttttttttatttgacaatgtTAAGTGATAAGGTCTTAGGTAAGAAGTACGGTAAAGGTTATAACATTTCCTGAACAAAGATATGTTACTTCATATACAAAGtattgcaaacattatttaaaaggacattcaagtgGAAACATAACATACTCTAATTCATTAGATCATATTATTTTTGCACTATAGATGCTCCAACTCTGTGATTAACCCaggattaagcacatagttaaagaccCACTTTGTGCCGCAAGCAATACAGCTTCAGAACTGAACACAGCTGGTGATCAGCATGATCTGTGACTGCCACTgcctattggctcaccagatgtttcttGATTGAGACCATCAGTTCTCTGCAGATTCTAAGCAAAACTAACTaaatgtttaacacctttgcaggggttaaacacatatagttGAAGCCTCAATAGtacaaaaaatgcatgctctaaagaatgaacttttttttttactagaatgtCCCATTAAGTGTTTAAAACCAATGGATATGTTtacaattagggatgcaccgaaacgAAAATTCTGGACCAAAACCGAAAATTCAGAATGCCCTTGGCCAAAAAcaactttttcttttttaactagtgtgtgtatgtagtggatgCACTGTGTGTGTGAATTTGTGGGATAGGGGCTGTGGGGagttatttcccccctccctgCCTCTTACTTGATGCCAGGGAGGGGGAACTAAATTCCCTGGTGGTCCTATGGCTCCCAGTGCGGTCCTGTCTAGGTGCAGGGGGCACAGGACACACTAGCCATTCCCTGGTGGTCCTTGGAGGTACAGGAGTGTGCCCATCTCAGTAGGAACCATGCTGGCTATTCCGTGGCATTGGTCTGGCCCAGGAGACTCCGGTTTCACTTGAAATAGGTCCTCCGCCTCTTCTCTCGCAAGCCCCGAGCGTTGCCATGATAACCCGTGCAATGCTTTGACTGAAGGGcctcgacagagagagagactgggggggggggggggttgagagacagagagagagtgctgCATTGTATTACTGGGTTCTATAACTTTAAATATATTATTGCTGCATTTTTGTAATGCTGTGCAGCTACACAGCGTACTAAAGAGTTTTTGCTAGTGGTGACTAAAGTATTTGATAATTATACCATAGATCCTTAATGCTGTAAAAAGTGTTGATAGATAGCAATATTTTTTTAGTGTAGTATTCTTAAATAACCGAACATGACAATTGTTTTAAACTGAGGTAGTGcaa
Proteins encoded in this region:
- the TPST1 gene encoding protein-tyrosine sulfotransferase 1 isoform X4 — protein: MIGKLKQNLLLACLVISSVTVFYLGQHAMECHHRIEERSQPVKIENVKATLRTDLKSNASFVYNKDMPLIFIGGVPRSGTTLMRAMLDAHPEIRCGEETRVIPRILAVKQMWARSSKEKIRLDEAGVTDEVLDSAMQAFLLEIIVKHGEPAPYLCNKDPFALKSLSYLAKIFPNAKFLLMVRDGRASVHSMISRKVTIAGFDLNSYRDCLTKWNRAIETMYNQCMEVGYDRCMLVHYEQLVLHPERWMRTLLKFLLIPWNDAVLHHEEMIGKAGGVSLSKVERSTDQVIKPVNLEALSKWVGKIPADVLRDMPVIAPMLAKLGYDPYANPPNYGKPDQKVLDNTRRVYKGEFQLPDFLRETEPVN
- the TPST1 gene encoding protein-tyrosine sulfotransferase 1 isoform X2, which translates into the protein MIGKLKQNLLLACLVISSVTVFYLGQHAMECHHRIEERSQPVKIENVKATLRTDLKSNASFVYNKDMPLIFIGGVPRSGTTLMRAMLDAHPEIRCGEETRVIPRILAVKQMWARSSKEKIRLDEAGVTDEVLDSAMQAFLLEIIVKHGEPAPYLCNKDPFALKSLSYLAKIFPNAKFLLMVRDGRASVHSMISRKVTIAGFDLNSYRDCLTKWNRAIETMYNQCMEVGYDRCMLVHYEQLVLHPERWMRTLLKFLLIPWNDAVLHHEEMIGKAGGVSLSKVERSTDQVIKPVNLEALSKWVGKIPADVLRDMPVIAPMLAKLGYDPYANPPNYGKPDQKVLDNTRRVYKGEFQLPDFLREVPQTEPVN
- the TPST1 gene encoding protein-tyrosine sulfotransferase 1 isoform X1, with the protein product MIGKLKQNLLLACLVISSVTVFYLGQHAMECHHRIEERSQPVKIENVKATLRTDLKSNASFVYNKDMPLIFIGGVPRSGTTLMRAMLDAHPEIRCGEETRVIPRILAVKQMWARSSKEKIRLDEAGVTDEVLDSAMQAFLLEIIVKHGEPAPYLCNKDPFALKSLSYLAKIFPNAKFLLMVRDGRASVHSMISRKVTIAGFDLNSYRDCLTKWNRAIETMYNQCMEVGYDRCMLVHYEQLVLHPERWMRTLLKFLLIPWNDAVLHHEEMIGKAGGVSLSKVERSTDQVIKPVNLEALSKWVGKIPADVLRDMPVIAPMLAKLGYDPYANPPNYGKPDQKVLDNTRRVYKGEFQLPDFLREVPQPKKTKEEKS
- the TPST1 gene encoding protein-tyrosine sulfotransferase 1 isoform X3, which codes for MIGKLKQNLLLACLVISSVTVFYLGQHAMECHHRIEERSQPVKIENVKATLRTDLKSNASFVYNKDMPLIFIGGVPRSGTTLMRAMLDAHPEIRCGEETRVIPRILAVKQMWARSSKEKIRLDEAGVTDEVLDSAMQAFLLEIIVKHGEPAPYLCNKDPFALKSLSYLAKIFPNAKFLLMVRDGRASVHSMISRKVTIAGFDLNSYRDCLTKWNRAIETMYNQCMEVGYDRCMLVHYEQLVLHPERWMRTLLKFLLIPWNDAVLHHEEMIGKAGGVSLSKVERSTDQVIKPVNLEALSKWVGKIPADVLRDMPVIAPMLAKLGYDPYANPPNYGKPDQKVYKGEFQLPDFLREVPQPKKTKEEKS
- the TPST1 gene encoding protein-tyrosine sulfotransferase 1 isoform X5, whose protein sequence is MIGKLKQNLLLACLVISSVTVFYLGQHAMECHHRIEERSQPVKIENVKATLRTDLKSNASFVYNKDMPLIFIGGVPRSGTTLMRAMLDAHPEIRCGEETRVIPRILAVKQMWARSSKEKIRLDEAGVTDEVLDSAMQAFLLEIIVKHGEPAPYLCNKDPFALKSLSYLAKIFPNAKFLLMVRDGRASVHSMISRKVTIAGFDLNSYRDCLTKWNRAIETMYNQCMEVGYDRCMLVHYEQLVLHPERWMRTLLKFLLIPWNDAVLHHEEMIGKAGGVSLSKVERSTDQVIKPVNLEALSKWVGKIPADVLRDMPVIAPMLAKLGYDPYANPPNYGKPDQKVYKGEFQLPDFLREVPQTEPVN